From Apium graveolens cultivar Ventura chromosome 9, ASM990537v1, whole genome shotgun sequence, the proteins below share one genomic window:
- the LOC141686130 gene encoding uncharacterized protein LOC141686130, producing the protein MQRLIGKFREVRVECVPREKNNNAIALEKMGSQAVLLGSIPLEIQEVPSIPEIETMQVDEAPKETWMTPIITYIHKGTFLEDKFKARRLRYQAARYVVYDGVLYKRGFNQPLLRCVDEEEGNYILREVHEGINGNHSGGNSLAMKVLCQGYY; encoded by the coding sequence ATGCAGCGCTTGATTGGAAAGTTCAGGGAGGTTAGGGTGGAATGTGTACCGCGGGAAAAGAACAACAACGCGATTGCTCTAGAAAAAATGGGCTCGCAGGCTGTGTTGTTGGGATCTATACCTTTAGAAATCCAAGAAGTTCCTAGTATCCCGGAGATAGAGACAATGCAAGTAgatgaggctcccaaggaaacatggatgacaCCCATTATTACCTACATTCACAAGGGAACATTTCTTGAAGATAAGTTCAAGGCTCGGCGACTCCGCTACCAGGCTGCAAGGTATGTGGTGTACGATGGAGTTCTGTATAAGAGAGGTTTCAATCAACCGTTGCTCAGATGTGtcgatgaagaagaagggaattaTATCCTAAGGGAAGTGCATGAAGGAATTAATGGTAATCACTCGGGGGGTAACTCGTTAGCAATGAAAGTTTTGTGCCAAGGATATTATTAG